GGAGGGGGGATTGCTCTATAGCCCGCCGTTCCGGTAGCAGTCCTCGATGATCCGGCGTCCTCTCGCCCCTCCCCCAGCATTGGGGGAGGGGTCGGCGCGACAGCGCCGGGGGCGGGGGCCGTAGGCCACCCATGACCCACCCCCTCCGCCACGAACGCATCCGCGCCGCCGTCGCCCAGCTCGCTGTCGCCGCGCTCGTCCTGGCGCTCGTCGGGTGGCTGGCCGCCGGCGTGCTGGCGGACATGCGCGCCCGCAACCTCGTGCCGGGGCTCGGCTTCCTGCGGAACGTGGCAGGATTCGGGATCAGCGAGGGGCCGGCGTTCGCGCCCACCGACAGTTACGGCCGGGCGCTCGTCGTCGGCCTGGCGAACACGCTGCGCGTCGCGGTGCTGGGCATCGTGCTCGCCACGGTGTGGGGGTTTGCGGTCGCGCTGGCGCGGTTGTCGGGCAACGTGCTGCTCGGCGGGATGGCGCGGGGCTACATCGAGGCGCTGCGGAACACGCCGCTCGTGCTCCAGCTGGTGCTCTGGCTCAGCCTGCTCCGCGCGCTGCCGCCGCTCAGCGAGGCGATCGCGCTCGGGCCGGTCGGCAACGCGGCGGGGGCGGCGGGCGGTGCGGCGACGCAGACGGCCTGGCTGCTCCTCAGCCGCAAGGGCGCTGCCATCGCGTGGTGGCAGCTCACGGACGGCGCGCCGTTCCTCGCCCTCGACCTGCCGACGACCGGCCGGTTCGGCTACGACGGCGGCCTCGTCCTCTCGCCCGAGTTCGCGGCGCTCCTGTTCGGCCTCGTCGTCTACACCGGCGCGTTCATCGCCGAGGTCGTCCGCAGCGGCATCGAGGCGGTCTCGCACGGCCAGCTCGAGGCCGCGCGCGCGGTGGGGTTGCGCGAGGGCCAGGCGCTGCGGCTCATCGTCCTGCCGCAGGCGATGCGGGTCATCGTCCCGCCGCTGACGAATCAGTACCTGAACCTCGCCAAGAACTCGTCGCTGGCGATCTTCATCGGCTACCCCGACCTGTTCAACGTCAGCCAGACCGTCGGCAACCAGACTGGGCAGTTCGTCGCCGTTCTCGGCATCGTCATGGCCGTCTACCTGACGATCAGCCTCGGCACGTCGCTGGCGATGAACGCCTACAGCCGCCGCGCGCGCTGGGTCGGGCGATGATGACGTCGCGTGCGTACGCGATCGTCCGCCGGCACGGCCCGTGGTGGCTGGCGGCGCAGGCCGCGCTGACGATCCTGGCGGCGCTCCTCGTGTGGTGGACCGTGCCGCCGCTGCTGCGCTGGCTCTTGTGGACGGCCGATTGGGGCGTCGTCGGCGCGAACCTGCGGCTCTTCGTCCTCTTCCGCTATCCCGTCGACGCCGCCTGGCGGCCGGCCGCGGCGCTGGCGATGACCGCTGCCGCGCTCTGGCTCGCGGCCCGTCGCGGCCGTTCGGGCGAGCGCGCGCTCCTGTGGCTCCTCGGTGCCGTGCTCGCCTCGCTCATCGTGCTCCGAGGCGTCGGCTCGTCGGCCGTGCCGATGAACCTCTGGGGCGGGCTGCTCCTCACGCTCATCCTGGCCGCAACCGCCATCGGCCTGTCGTTGCCGCTCGGCATCCTGCTCGCGCTCGGCCGGCGCAGCTCTCTGCCGCTCGTGCGCTGGACGTCCGTCGCCGCCATCGAGTGCATCCGCGGCCTGCCGTTGATCACGATCCTGTTCATGGCCTCGCTCGTCGTGCCGCTCGCCCTGCCCGACGCCTGGCGCCCGGACACGGTGCTGCGGGCGATGTTCGGCCTGACGCTGTTCAGCGCGGCCTACGTGGCCGAGGACGTCCGCGGCGGTCTGAACGCCGTCGGCGCCGGGCAGTACGACGCCGCGCGCGCGCTCGGGCTGGGCCACGTGGCGATGCACCGGCTCGTCATCCTGCCGCAGGCCCTGCGCGCCGTCGTGCCCGCGATCGTCGGTCAGTTCATCGCGCTACTCAAGGACACGTCGCTCGTGCTGATCCTCGGGCTGACGGAGCTGTTCGGGGTGGCGCGGAGCGTCGTGAATCAGCCGGAGCACTTGGGGCGGTTTCGGGAGGCGTTGTTGTTTGCGGCGGTGGTGTACTTTGTGTTGTGCGGGGGCTTGTCGCGGGTCAGCAAGGCGCTCGAGGCCTCCAATGTGGCCCGCCGCTGATCGTGACCGAAACCGCGCCTGGTCGCAGTGCAACGTACCGAACAACAAAAACGCGGGCCCCACGCTTTCGCGCAGGGCCCGCGGGTTCAGATCAACCCGACCGGCGGTACCGGCCGGGAGGGACTGAGATTAGAGGTCGGCCTTGATGCCGTTGTAGGTGGCAGCGTCGACCGAACCGACTTCCGAGATGTCGTTCACGATGACGACGATCGGCTGGTCGCTGGTGACGACCGCGGAGCCGAACGAGTTCACCGGCATCGCGTTCAGCGAATTGCTCGGGAAGAACGTCCAGGCGTTCAGCGGCTGGACCACGACCTTGCACGCCGCGCCGCAGGAGCTCAGGCCAACGCCCTTGTCATCCGCGAACACGACTTCGATGTTCGCCGGCCCGGTGCCGATGTTCATCACCTGGATGCCCGTCGTGAACTTCGCCGTCGTGTGACCGCGGCGCGCCAGCGGCAAGGCCACCTTCGTCGCGCCCTGCGCCGCCGGAACCGCGTTGTACGCAGCCGACGTCTCGGTCAGGTTCTTCGAGTCGTTCACGATCGCCAGGATGTTGCCATCCGACTCGAGCACGGCCGAACCCACGCAGCCCTTCGGCAGCGTCGCCGCCGTCGGCTGGTAGAACACGTGGCTCGAACCCGCCGGAATGGCCGCCGGGCCCTCCGTGTACGAGTTGCCGGCGCACTCCGCCGAGCCCCCGTAGTACTTCGCCGTCACGTTCACCGGCGCGTTCGTCGGGTTCACGACCGAGATACCGGTCGAGAAGCCCTTCGCCCCGCCCGCGTTCGTCCCCGCCAGCTGCTCCTTGCGGATCAGCGGCGCGTACAGCTTCATCGCGGCGCCTTCCGGCGGCACGCCTTCGAACGCGTACACGGCCTTCTGGCTGCTCTCGATGTCGACGAACGACTGGACGCCCACGTCCACCGCGCTCGTCACCTTCATCGAACCCAGGAAGCCGCCCGGCGTGTTCGGCTGCACGCCGATGAACGCCGCGTCCTTCGAAAGGTCGAGCGTCACCGACGAACCCGGCTGCACCTGGTACGTCTTGTTCACCACCGCCGTCGTGTTGCCCTGCGCGAACAGCTCAACGGTCACCGTGGCCACCTGGCCCGTGTCCGTGTTCTGGATCGACACGAGCGACGTCTGGCCGTAGTACTTGATGACCGACAACGGCACGAACACTTCCTTGCCCGGCTGAACGTTCGAGTAGATCGCCGCAGCGCCCGACGTCGTCCAGTCCGTGCGCGCGATCGCCGCGATCTGGCGGTCGGCGCTGATGATCGCCGCGTACGCGCCGTTCGTCAGCTCCGTCACCGTCGGCAGGTACATGTTCACCGCGCCGCCCGCCGGTACGTTCGGCCGCGACACCTGGATCGCCGTCACCGCCGACGTGCTCTGCTTGTAGAAGTCCGCCAACACCGTCGCCGACTGCGTCGCGTCCAGGTTCTGCACCTGGATACCCGTCGCGCCTGCTCCCTGGATCCCGGCCAGGCGGCTGGCGTACACCGCCGGCTGCCCACCCTGGAACATCCCGGCCGCGGCCATCGCCACGCCCGCCACCACTCCAACACCGGCCGTCATTACGACGAGCTTCTTCATGTGAGCCTCCACGCTTTCGCTGGTTATCGTTGCGCGCATCCGGCCATGAGAGATCCCACTGACCCGAGCGACGCGCTGAGGATAGAGGTCGATCGGGCGGCGCACCATACGCCAAGGGTAGAGTCTGCGGCGCAAAGGCGTACGACTTTCGTAGTAGTACAACCAGAAATCACCGATCCGCCCCGAGGAACGGGTACCCAAAGTGCCGCGGCGGGTCGAACGTCTCCTTGATCGCCCGGGCCGAGACCCAGCGCGTCAGGTTCAGCGCCGAGCCCGCCTTGTCGTTCGTGCCCGAGGCGCGTGCGCCGCCGAAGGGCTGCTGGCCGACGACGGCGCCGGTGGGCTTGTCGTTGACGTAGAAGTTGCCGGCGGCGTTGACGAGGGCGCGCATCGCTTGGTCGACGGCCATCCGGTCGTCGGCGAAGACGCTGCCGGTCAGGGCGTACGGGCTCGTGCGGTCGACGATGTCCAGCGTCTCGGCCCACCGCGCTTCCGGGTAGACGTGGAGCGTCACGATCGGGCCGAACAGCTCCTCGCACATCGTCCGGTAGCCGGGGTCGTCGACGCGCAGGAGCGTCGGCTCGACGTACCAGCCGTCGCGATCGGAGCTCCCGCCGCCGGCGACGATCTCGACGCCGTCCCGCCGAGCTTGCTCGATGTAGCCCGTGAGGTTGGCCCAGCTCTTCCGATCGATGACGGCGTTCACGAAGTTCGTGAAGTCCTCGACCGGCCCCATCTTCACCTCGGCCAGCTGGGCGACGATGGACGCGCGGACCTTCGGCCAGAGCGTGTCCGGCACGTAGACGCGGCTCGCGGCGGAGCACTTCTGGCCCTGGTACTCGTAGCCGCCGCGCACGACGGCCGTCGCCACGGCGTCCGCGTCGGCCGAGGCGTGGGCGACGATGAAGTCCTTGCCGCCCGTCTCGCCGACGATCCGCGGATAGGTCCGGTAGCGCTCGATGCCGCCGCCGATCGTGCGCCACATGTGCTGGAACGTGTTCGTCGAGCCCGTGAAGTGGAGACCGGCGAGGTCGGGCGAGGCCAGGACGGGGTCGCCGACGTC
This genomic stretch from Candidatus Avedoeria danica harbors:
- the pruA gene encoding L-glutamate gamma-semialdehyde dehydrogenase, coding for MSNARSHVPAPINEPVQSYAPGTPERAALKAKLAAMRADRVDIPAIIGGREVRTGRTGDVKAPHDHAANLGIYHKAGAAEAQAAVDAALAARADWAALPWTERAAVFLRAAALLTGPWRQVLNASTMLGQSKNAFQAEIDAACELIDFWRFNAHFTAELYGQQPISSPGMWNRLEYRGLEGFVFAVTPFNFTSIGGNLPTAPALMGCTVVWKPASTAVLSAYWTMKLLEASGLPPGVINMVPGDGADVGDPVLASPDLAGLHFTGSTNTFQHMWRTIGGGIERYRTYPRIVGETGGKDFIVAHASADADAVATAVVRGGYEYQGQKCSAASRVYVPDTLWPKVRASIVAQLAEVKMGPVEDFTNFVNAVIDRKSWANLTGYIEQARRDGVEIVAGGGSSDRDGWYVEPTLLRVDDPGYRTMCEELFGPIVTLHVYPEARWAETLDIVDRTSPYALTGSVFADDRMAVDQAMRALVNAAGNFYVNDKPTGAVVGQQPFGGARASGTNDKAGSALNLTRWVSARAIKETFDPPRHFGYPFLGADR
- a CDS encoding ABC transporter permease subunit (The N-terminal region of this protein, as described by TIGR01726, is a three transmembrane segment that identifies a subfamily of ABC transporter permease subunits, which specificities that include histidine, arginine, glutamine, glutamate, L-cystine (sic), the opines (in Agrobacterium) octopine and nopaline, etc.); protein product: MTHPLRHERIRAAVAQLAVAALVLALVGWLAAGVLADMRARNLVPGLGFLRNVAGFGISEGPAFAPTDSYGRALVVGLANTLRVAVLGIVLATVWGFAVALARLSGNVLLGGMARGYIEALRNTPLVLQLVLWLSLLRALPPLSEAIALGPVGNAAGAAGGAATQTAWLLLSRKGAAIAWWQLTDGAPFLALDLPTTGRFGYDGGLVLSPEFAALLFGLVVYTGAFIAEVVRSGIEAVSHGQLEAARAVGLREGQALRLIVLPQAMRVIVPPLTNQYLNLAKNSSLAIFIGYPDLFNVSQTVGNQTGQFVAVLGIVMAVYLTISLGTSLAMNAYSRRARWVGR
- a CDS encoding amino acid ABC transporter permease; this translates as MMTSRAYAIVRRHGPWWLAAQAALTILAALLVWWTVPPLLRWLLWTADWGVVGANLRLFVLFRYPVDAAWRPAAALAMTAAALWLAARRGRSGERALLWLLGAVLASLIVLRGVGSSAVPMNLWGGLLLTLILAATAIGLSLPLGILLALGRRSSLPLVRWTSVAAIECIRGLPLITILFMASLVVPLALPDAWRPDTVLRAMFGLTLFSAAYVAEDVRGGLNAVGAGQYDAARALGLGHVAMHRLVILPQALRAVVPAIVGQFIALLKDTSLVLILGLTELFGVARSVVNQPEHLGRFREALLFAAVVYFVLCGGLSRVSKALEASNVARR